The genomic window TGAGCCGCCAAGGGTCGAACTCAGCTGGACCATGCCTTTTTTCCGCcacgtcggcgtcgtcgaaCAAATCATAGCTTGATGATGTTCCATTCCTGTatgggcctttttttttcttgttgcaCAAGGGTGGCGGGAAATTAAACCTCGACAGGCTTTACTCCGCTGATTTGTTCGGGGTTTTAGCTCTCAATTCTGCTGCAAAAGTGGCGGTCATATCTGGTTAGTAGGTTTCTCATCTCGCCACTATCATTTATTGCCGAAGTCGCGAAGACGGGGAACCGTAAGCCTGTCATGTAGTCTCGAGACTGTAGGAGATCCTTCTCTTTTTGAGTTTGTCTTGGTTGCGTTTGTTGGTAGATGGCGTCTGGACTAGGATAAGGTTAATTGTATGGATAGACAGGTTAGCAACTCAAAATGCGCACAATCCGGGGTTGCAGGTCAAAAAACTCTGGAATAAATTAAAATCCCCCCAGAAACCCCCATAATATGCACTTAGGTATCTGATACCACCACCAAATGATAAGCCCCCCAAACGCTAAAACGAAAAATGAAGAAACCAAAACAATGCCTTTTGACGCCAAGCCACCCAAGAATGAAAGAAGAAACAGACATCGCACTATTCCCAGACCTCTGATGCCCATGCGAAAAATTCCAAAAAGACTCCGGTGCAGAATGCTTGTTGGTGGGGAAGAAAAATTCTATCCCAACACGAACAGAAAGCCACCCCAAGTCCCCACCTATCAAAGACACCAACCCATATTTCGTACATTAATCACCAAAATAATCCAAGCATTAAACTTTTCGGTTGCTTTTGTTTGATTTTTATTACCACCTGGCGTTGCAAGCAAAGGGACTGCTGAGCTTGCCGTTGTGGAACTTCTCGGCCTGGATTTTGAAACAATGAATTAGCatattttcttgttttcgTGTCAAGAATGAAACAATCAAAACTCACAATATCAGCAATGGCGGCATAGGTACCCGCGACAAAGATGATAGCACCGAGCAAGAAGCAGGCACCGTTGGCAATAGCCTTGCCAAGGTTCTCCTTGCTGTGCCAGGGGCCCTCCTTGACGATGCGGAACCACATCAGAGCCGGGAAGTAGAAGGTGAATCCCGAAATGAACAGGGCGGAGCAGATCGACAGGAGACCGCTGAAGAAGGGGATCGACTCGGCGATGATGAAGGCAATGATGGTGATGACGGTGATCAGGATGCCCCAGGTGACCTTGCCCTTCTTGGTAGTGGTGATGGTCTCGTCGGAAAGGCCGTTGTTGAGGCGCTTGTAGATGTAACGGCAGACCACGGTGGTGTTGATGGATCCGGAGATGAAGATGACGGGCAGGGCGACTCCGAGGGCGACCTTGGAGGCGACGGGGCCGGCAGACAGAAgagcgggcgaggcgacgctGTCACCAACAAAGGCGTAGATGAGAGCACCAGTCAGGGTGTAGATGATGATCTCAATGATACCGAGGGCCCAGATCGACTTGACGTAGTCCTGGGGGCGCTGCATCTCGTCCATGAAGGAGAACTGGCAGACGGCAAACGAGTAGGCAAAAATGATGTTGGTCATGGCGTTGAAGGCCTCGGCGAAGGTGAGGCCGGGCCTGGGCCAGGCAGACCAGGCGACGGCGGCCATACCACCCTCCTGGGAGTGGCTCGAGATACCCGTGGCGATGATGGTAATACCAATGGCGACGACGATGGACGCGAAGTCGATGTATCCCAGGATGGCAAGCTCAGCGAACGAAGGCGGGATGGCGAGGAGCAGCAGGATGATGGCGGAAACAACACCAAAGACGACGCTGCAGGTTCCGTAGTCGGAAAGATGGCCGAAGGCGATGGCACCGGTCAGGGCGTGGGCACCGACGAGGAAGGTGAGCTGGAGCATAAACATGACACCAATGACCTCGTAGAGCCAGCGACCGTACAGGTGGGTACCGACATCGGCGTAGTGCGAGATGCTGGGGATCTTGAGCTTGGTTTGACCGACGACGTAGCTGGTGTAGATGGCGACCAGACCGAGACCGACGCAAGATATGGTACCAGCGATCATGCCGAGCGCGGCAAAGGCCGATGGGATACTGAGCGAACCGAGGGCGATAGCCTCGACGATCAGGATGACCGTGAGACGCTTCCAACCCAGCTGCTTGAAGTGGTCACCGCTAGCCTCGAGCTCCCTGCCCACGGCCTCGCTGCTCGCAGTGGGCGTGGGCTCAAGCTCCTTCTCCTGCTTATGGTAGGTCGACATGATTCCGGTTTGCTGGTGATGTACGACTGAAACTGGAATTTATGTTGGaaaaattctttttttttccaaagtAGATATTTGTCCAAGTCGACCaccccaaagaaaaaaaaagaatggagGGTTAGAAATGATTGGATGTTTTGGCTTAGGAGCTTATAGATGGCGAGGAAATGTAGGCCGAAATTCGGGAGGAAGGGGAGAGGGGGACAGCTTTATAGATAACAATGCAAGATGGGGGATGGAAGGAAGTTTATCTTTTTTAGCAAACTGCATGACACCTATCTGAGTGTGGAGGAAGGGGCCAGACATGCATGGGCTCTTGGAAATTGTACGTGCGCAGTAGACCTCCATCACCGTGACTAGGTAAGGTATCCAGATAAGGTGCATACATGCATGCCATAGGTGCACCTATCAACCGAACCCCACGACCGGGCAAGTAAAGTTGTTGGCTACCTTAGCCCCCAggctcttcttcatctggTCGCATGCGCAGAGGACCCAATGACAGGCTGGGATCTCGTGTCTTTCTCGTGACCGAGGACCCCGAATCTCAAGAGACCAGGGAGCAAAGGTCCTCCTTGCTTTGCATATCTGCGGTGTGGGCTATGCTCCCCGACTCGCGGGACTGGGGAACAGTAACAAGGCATGCAGGGCCTGTCCTGACGtgtgttgtttttgttgatAATCCTTGGACTTATTTCTGGAGAGGGTCTGGGTGCGGATCAAATCATGTCGGGAACCCGCCGTGTTGCCTTATTTCGGTACGTGGGAAGGACGGTGATTTGCGGCAACGGGGTCGGCGATATACTCCCCTTCCCCAATTTCTGTTCAGCATTTGTTCTTCAGTGGCGAACTGGTGCTCTAGCGTAATATGCACCTTGTGAAGAATGCGCCTCTGGACTGGCCCGGGCCGGCGCGGCCCAAACTTCCGCCATCTCTCACCTCGATTTTTTCCTGCTTACATAGACGCtacggaaaaaaaaacctcgtTCACCCACTTTGTTCAGATCGAGCTCTGAGTTGCAGTTCCACCCAACTGGTGACTGGTCTACTGGACCACCGCACTACCTGGGAACCTAGTCACTTCTGGCGAATCAGGAATGTCGGGTATGGAAGGTCCGGGTTTTCTTTGGTTTGCACCAGTGTCGTCTCCAAAAGGGGCGACATTAGAGCGGAACATATTTGCCCCCTCTTGGAGCCGGTCCAGGTAGTCGTCTTTGAAATCACGCTTCTTTGCCTTGTTGTCATTGGAATTTGTGGTCATTGACTCCCCGGTTCGAGCCCGGTCAATTTTCGAAGTGGAGTTGAGCCAGGGCGGCCTTGACTCGAAGCGTGTTTTTCTTACCTCATATCGACTTATTTGAAGCGCTCTCCTTGGCTGCAATCTTTTCTGTGTGTCAACCGAGCAATAGAAACAATGGGGAGCGGAGTTTTGTCAGTTACCATTCCCATGTTTTCCCACGAACTGGAACGACCGGGAAGCGCAAGGGGGTGAGGAAAGTGCGGTATCATGGACCGGACGGTCTTTTTGGGATTATGTGAAGGTATTAGCATTGAGATCGACTTTGATTGACGCGTGGCTTTTTTGGGCACCTTTTTCGATGATCCTTTTTAGCTGGCAAAAAAAGTAGGAAAACAAGGATCCGCCAAAAATGACCTTTTCCGTAGAAATTCCAAGCCACAACCCTGTTTGTTCATCCTGAACTGCCGCAGAGCCGCTTCGGCAATCGGTCCTTGCCAGGGCATGGCTGCCTGATTGcgcgagagaaaaaaatttTGTGCCTGTCAGGTAAGTAACCCGCCCAGAAAAAGACAGGTGCGGTAGGTGCTATTGTGGTGCGGGTGCCAAAAATAATCAGGTACCTTGCCCTACGATTGCGGCTCAAGGAAGCCGAGGAAGCTTCGCCTCAGTTTGCACCAATAGGTTCCACCTGATCAAGTACTTATCAGCCCGCCGGGACAAGGAATGCTTGATCTGAATTGCCAGGCAGGGGTTACAAGGACCACTTTGCTGCCGTAGCATTATCAGAGTTACGGAGTGAACGAGGGCCCACTTGGAAGGCCCTCAAGGCGGGTGGGTATTCTAAAGTACATTTTTACGTAACTAAGCTCGTCAATTTTGCTCAAAGAGGAGCTCGGTGAGGGTGGGGCTGCTGTAATACCACTGATGCTAGTCTGGATTGGCTTGGAAGTCTCCTCCACCCACAGCAAACCTGTCTCCGGGAGCAATGTCAGCCATGGGGAGATGGAATCGTGAGTTTAGGAACTCTGGAGAAACCAGGCTCAACGTTGAGGGAGGCATGTATCTGTTACGTACACAACGTTTGAAGCCTTGGGGAACCCCATGGGGGAAAGTGATGTCCATATTGACTTGTAAGGAGATTTTTGGGTTTGTGAGTTTGTTTTTGCCTGTGCTCGGTATCTCGGGGTATGGGAGATCAaacgaag from Pyricularia oryzae 70-15 chromosome 4, whole genome shotgun sequence includes these protein-coding regions:
- a CDS encoding N amino acid transport system protein, with the protein product MSTYHKQEKELEPTPTASSEAVGRELEASGDHFKQLGWKRLTVILIVEAIALGSLSIPSAFAALGMIAGTISCVGLGLVAIYTSYVVGQTKLKIPSISHYADVGTHLYGRWLYEVIGVMFMLQLTFLVGAHALTGAIAFGHLSDYGTCSVVFGVVSAIILLLLAIPPSFAELAILGYIDFASIVVAIGITIIATGISSHSQEGGMAAVAWSAWPRPGLTFAEAFNAMTNIIFAYSFAVCQFSFMDEMQRPQDYVKSIWALGIIEIIIYTLTGALIYAFVGDSVASPALLSAGPVASKVALGVALPVIFISGSINTTVVCRYIYKRLNNGLSDETITTTKKGKVTWGILITVITIIAFIIAESIPFFSGLLSICSALFISGFTFYFPALMWFRIVKEGPWHSKENLGKAIANGACFLLGAIIFVAGTYAAIADIAEKFHNGKLSSPFACNARW